One Nostoc punctiforme PCC 73102 DNA window includes the following coding sequences:
- a CDS encoding KGK domain-containing protein: MNNEWEPLNPEKDVVHFHQEVFENLPRTQIVFQLLKEVKKIWEKHCTSSGSRVFDEGFECYVLIPGKQWRTGKIRIRLEFCPDEAEIEEKQENNGLDINTESSPLDYLRQQLKEGEN, encoded by the coding sequence ATGAATAATGAATGGGAACCTCTAAATCCTGAAAAAGATGTTGTGCATTTTCACCAAGAAGTGTTTGAAAATTTACCCCGCACTCAAATAGTCTTTCAGCTTTTAAAGGAAGTAAAAAAAATTTGGGAAAAACACTGTACCTCATCAGGTTCAAGAGTATTTGACGAAGGATTTGAATGTTATGTTTTAATACCTGGTAAACAATGGCGGACAGGTAAAATTAGAATCCGCCTAGAATTTTGCCCTGATGAAGCTGAAATTGAAGAAAAACAAGAAAATAATGGCTTAGATATCAATACAGAAAGTTCTCCGCTCGATTACCTTCGGCAGCAACTCAAGGAAGGTGAAAATTAA
- the tilS gene encoding tRNA lysidine(34) synthetase TilS produces MVWTPLHAKIHRTIRSRHLFERNQRLLIAVSGGQDSLCLIKLLLDLKSKWGWDLGIAHCDHRWRSDSQANANHVENLAETWGISFYLETANEPINSEAAARDWRYQALSAIAQANNYQYIVTGHTASDRAETLLYNLIRGTGADGLQALTWQRPLTTGIMLVRPLLEVTRIQTEQFCQEFKLPIWEDSTNQDLQYARNRIRQELIPYLRENFNPQVESALAQTAELLQAEVEYLEKAAQQLREKALGIGDEEDSLIPLLPLRLNRRVLQKAPLALQRRVMRQVLQQILTDAASFEHIEKLTALITAPNRSQTDPFPGGAIAQVEGDWIYLK; encoded by the coding sequence ATGGTATGGACTCCTCTACACGCAAAAATACATCGCACCATCCGATCGCGCCACTTATTTGAGCGCAACCAGCGACTATTAATCGCTGTCTCCGGCGGACAAGATTCTTTGTGTTTAATAAAATTACTTTTAGATTTAAAATCCAAATGGGGATGGGATTTAGGTATTGCTCACTGCGATCACCGTTGGCGTTCTGACTCCCAAGCTAATGCTAATCATGTTGAAAACTTAGCTGAAACTTGGGGTATATCTTTTTATTTAGAAACAGCGAACGAACCTATAAATAGTGAGGCTGCTGCACGCGATTGGCGCTATCAAGCTTTAAGTGCGATCGCCCAAGCAAATAATTATCAGTATATAGTTACAGGACACACCGCCAGCGATCGCGCCGAAACTCTCCTCTACAACTTAATTCGGGGTACTGGTGCTGATGGTTTACAAGCCCTGACTTGGCAACGCCCTCTGACTACAGGCATTATGCTAGTGCGCCCACTTTTAGAAGTTACTCGAATACAAACAGAGCAATTTTGTCAAGAGTTTAAATTGCCAATTTGGGAAGATTCCACCAATCAAGATTTGCAATATGCCCGCAACCGTATTCGCCAAGAGTTAATACCATATTTACGGGAAAATTTCAATCCCCAAGTAGAATCAGCCTTAGCTCAAACAGCAGAACTTCTCCAAGCAGAAGTAGAATATCTCGAAAAAGCTGCCCAGCAGTTGCGGGAAAAGGCGTTGGGTATAGGGGATGAAGAAGATTCCCTTATTCCTCTTCTTCCCTTACGGTTAAATCGTCGGGTATTGCAGAAAGCACCATTGGCACTGCAACGTCGCGTGATGCGTCAGGTTTTGCAGCAAATACTTACTGATGCAGCAAGTTTTGAACATATTGAGAAATTAACAGCTTTAATTACAGCGCCAAACCGATCGCAAACCGATCCATTTCCTGGTGGTGCGATCGCTCAAGTAGAAGGCGACTGGATTTATTTAAAATAG
- the hmpF gene encoding pilus motility taxis protein HmpF — MLYLAEVQKQKGGLLSGGGKTELKLLACQRTDQNWNTVSEEVIAAEDASKLNDGALVLVELNPNRQVQRIQEAGRPLVNILQNFSRQLEKFKLKEDEIDQWKQSLTFQAQELNRREMDMEVRSEQLHNMEDELQQLEQQKQEVDTSRQEIERLKTEVERNRLELEGAWEHLRGEQRRLEEHQADFQQGTVLDEEQSRVMSELLDRLSNRVAPTETVREHLHKAFELVEKQQATLTPHWQKLEEQKTAIVQQQEEVERLSQTFSDRQNALQEAQNTLVQQTAQLQINTADLTSKQEYARIIKEQLRNAEELYQQIHSIAATSGDVVLGQQANVEALDKMPLEELQKIVQDLQHKLEIDATFVHDQEQELEYKQEAIEELENKLSQASDQDHINLELELTDEKDLYQMLNSSLVGQRRNMLQHQKFLKQHQAVLLRRQGHTVVEEEEGNKVNLEPVLLQIETQRQQYSQEIQKLEREIDQIRSGVELNQGMIDNQTHDLDEKRQELKAIEENLLSLRRTTAECCGRVNLYQEALQPIQDSLDGLRQKLQGIAESLDKFQETGDHQVQAIAQMRHTLQGLMPQPELLAS, encoded by the coding sequence GTGCTGTATTTAGCAGAAGTACAAAAACAGAAAGGTGGTTTACTCAGTGGCGGTGGCAAAACCGAATTGAAACTGCTAGCTTGTCAGCGAACTGACCAGAATTGGAATACTGTGTCAGAAGAAGTGATTGCGGCTGAGGACGCAAGCAAATTAAATGATGGTGCTTTAGTACTGGTTGAACTGAATCCAAATCGTCAAGTACAACGGATTCAAGAAGCAGGGCGGCCACTAGTCAACATTTTGCAGAATTTTTCCCGCCAATTGGAGAAATTTAAGCTCAAGGAAGATGAAATCGATCAGTGGAAACAGTCGTTAACGTTTCAGGCGCAAGAATTGAATCGCCGTGAAATGGATATGGAAGTACGCTCTGAACAGTTGCACAATATGGAGGATGAGTTGCAACAACTGGAGCAGCAAAAACAGGAAGTTGACACATCCCGCCAGGAAATTGAACGGTTAAAAACAGAAGTTGAACGCAACCGCCTAGAATTGGAAGGCGCTTGGGAACATTTGCGAGGTGAGCAGCGCCGTCTAGAGGAACATCAAGCGGATTTCCAGCAGGGAACAGTTTTGGATGAAGAGCAAAGTCGGGTAATGAGTGAGTTACTCGATCGCTTATCTAATCGCGTAGCTCCCACAGAAACAGTCAGAGAACACCTGCATAAGGCTTTTGAATTGGTAGAAAAGCAGCAAGCAACTCTTACCCCGCACTGGCAAAAACTAGAAGAACAAAAAACAGCGATCGTACAACAGCAAGAAGAAGTGGAGCGGTTGTCACAAACATTTAGCGATCGCCAAAATGCATTGCAAGAAGCACAGAATACTCTAGTTCAGCAAACAGCCCAGTTGCAAATAAATACAGCTGATCTGACTAGCAAGCAAGAGTATGCCCGGATAATCAAAGAGCAGTTACGAAACGCTGAAGAGTTATATCAACAAATTCACTCTATAGCTGCAACGTCTGGTGATGTAGTTCTCGGCCAGCAAGCGAATGTAGAAGCTTTGGATAAAATGCCTTTAGAAGAACTACAAAAGATAGTCCAAGACTTGCAGCATAAACTGGAAATAGATGCTACCTTTGTTCACGATCAGGAACAAGAACTGGAATATAAACAAGAAGCTATAGAAGAGCTGGAAAATAAATTAAGCCAAGCATCTGACCAGGATCACATCAATTTGGAACTGGAATTAACAGATGAAAAAGACCTCTATCAGATGCTAAACTCCAGTTTGGTGGGACAACGCCGCAATATGTTACAGCATCAGAAGTTTCTCAAGCAACACCAAGCTGTATTGCTACGGCGACAGGGACATACTGTTGTTGAGGAAGAAGAGGGTAATAAAGTCAATTTAGAACCGGTTCTGTTACAAATTGAAACCCAGCGACAACAGTATTCTCAGGAAATCCAAAAGCTAGAACGTGAAATCGATCAAATCCGTTCTGGTGTTGAGCTAAATCAGGGAATGATTGATAATCAAACCCATGATTTGGATGAAAAACGTCAAGAGCTGAAAGCGATCGAAGAAAATTTGTTGTCCCTGCGAAGAACAACTGCTGAATGTTGTGGTCGAGTGAATCTTTATCAAGAAGCACTACAACCAATTCAGGATTCTCTTGATGGCTTACGGCAAAAGCTGCAAGGAATTGCAGAATCTTTGGATAAATTCCAGGAAACTGGCGATCATCAAGTGCAAGCGATCGCACAGATGCGTCATACCCTCCAAGGTTTAATGCCTCAGCCAGAATTATTAGCGTCTTAA
- a CDS encoding response regulator yields the protein MQGNLSEIDICSILQLIALGQRTGQLWVEAHSSHHNNKLSGEGANIYRPKQQSWFVFFLNGQIIYCREGESNLSRINDYLRHYRVEMRLTNKQIASLPSTDSPEYAYLWALLERNIINPKIAGSIIHGLVHETLFDLLSLHQGNFIFHQGAALAPQLNTFEIAPFVTKITKQVQEWKELYPHIQSPEQLPVLSDKVQLQSSLPEATLEKLQHWADGKTSLRQLARYLNRDILTVAKAIYPYVQQSWLQLVYSATTKPDTHNDNWELKGKHRGRIVCIDDAIAIGETINSILQPQGYEAIALTNPLEALSLVFQLKPDLILCDIAMLELEGYEVCAMLRHSTAFRLTPIIMLTGKDGFIDRVKASMVGATDYLTKPFTDTELLMIVEKYLKIEFYENGE from the coding sequence ATGCAGGGAAATTTAAGTGAAATTGATATTTGCAGTATCCTGCAATTGATTGCGTTGGGACAGCGAACTGGGCAACTATGGGTAGAAGCTCATAGCTCTCACCATAACAACAAGCTCAGTGGAGAGGGAGCAAACATTTATCGCCCCAAACAACAGTCTTGGTTCGTCTTTTTCCTCAATGGTCAAATAATCTATTGCCGAGAAGGTGAGAGTAATTTATCCAGAATTAACGATTATTTACGTCATTATCGAGTCGAGATGCGACTCACCAACAAACAGATTGCCTCTCTACCATCAACCGACTCACCAGAGTATGCCTATCTGTGGGCACTTTTGGAGCGGAATATTATCAACCCCAAGATAGCTGGTAGTATCATTCACGGCTTGGTGCATGAAACTCTCTTTGATTTGCTGAGTTTACACCAAGGGAACTTCATTTTCCATCAGGGTGCGGCACTTGCCCCACAATTAAACACTTTCGAGATAGCTCCATTTGTTACAAAAATTACGAAGCAGGTGCAAGAGTGGAAGGAACTCTATCCGCACATTCAGTCTCCCGAACAATTGCCAGTGCTATCTGACAAAGTTCAGCTACAATCATCGCTACCAGAAGCAACTCTAGAGAAATTACAACACTGGGCTGATGGTAAAACATCCTTGCGTCAACTGGCTCGCTATCTCAATCGAGACATTTTGACAGTTGCTAAGGCAATATATCCATACGTGCAACAGAGTTGGCTACAACTAGTATATTCAGCCACAACTAAACCAGATACCCACAATGACAACTGGGAATTGAAGGGAAAACACAGGGGGCGGATAGTATGTATTGACGATGCGATCGCCATCGGTGAGACTATAAATTCGATCTTACAACCACAAGGCTATGAAGCGATCGCTCTCACCAATCCCTTAGAAGCACTGAGTCTGGTTTTTCAACTCAAACCGGATTTAATTTTGTGCGATATAGCCATGTTGGAATTGGAAGGGTACGAGGTTTGCGCCATGTTGCGACATTCCACAGCATTTCGGCTCACACCGATTATTATGCTTACTGGTAAAGATGGATTTATCGATCGAGTCAAAGCTAGTATGGTCGGGGCAACAGATTATTTAACAAAACCATTTACAGACACTGAATTACTCATGATTGTAGAGAAATATCTCAAAATAGAATTCTATGAAAATGGGGAGTAG
- a CDS encoding response regulator transcription factor: MSTVLIVEDSIAQREMITDLLKATGLTVTHASDGLEALEAIQVAPPDLVVLDIVMPRMNGYEVCRRLKSDPKTQNVPVVMCSSKGEEFDRYWGMKQGADAYIAKPFQPTELVGTVKQLLRG, encoded by the coding sequence ATGAGTACAGTTCTGATTGTGGAAGACAGTATCGCGCAAAGGGAGATGATTACAGACCTCCTGAAAGCAACTGGCCTAACAGTTACCCATGCCAGTGATGGATTAGAAGCATTGGAGGCAATCCAAGTAGCACCTCCCGATTTAGTGGTGTTGGATATTGTCATGCCCCGAATGAACGGCTACGAAGTTTGTCGGCGGTTAAAATCCGATCCAAAAACCCAAAATGTCCCTGTGGTTATGTGTTCTTCCAAAGGCGAAGAATTTGATCGTTACTGGGGTATGAAACAGGGTGCAGATGCCTACATAGCCAAACCGTTTCAACCAACCGAGTTGGTAGGAACAGTCAAACAACTGCTGCGAGGATAA
- a CDS encoding chemotaxis protein CheW has product MVSKPDFLSGSGQDHFRPELQVESPEGELHLRFYIPSHQEFALQATGIREVIELSPDRITPIPNASPLLLGTLNLRGRVIWVADLGQFLGEASALNTDRAEISVIAIEEQDTIVGLAVEEIGGMDWLDVQNLMPPTSVPDTMVPFLRGEWLLSAKNNQCLRLLDQMAIVRSARWAG; this is encoded by the coding sequence ATGGTCAGCAAACCGGACTTTTTAAGTGGTAGCGGTCAAGACCACTTCCGACCAGAATTACAAGTGGAAAGTCCTGAAGGTGAGTTACATTTGAGATTTTACATTCCCTCGCATCAGGAGTTTGCACTACAAGCAACTGGCATCCGGGAGGTAATTGAACTAAGTCCTGATAGAATCACCCCGATTCCTAATGCTTCTCCTTTACTTTTGGGTACTCTAAATTTACGAGGTCGAGTTATTTGGGTGGCTGATTTAGGTCAATTTCTGGGGGAAGCAAGTGCATTAAACACGGATAGAGCAGAAATTTCGGTGATTGCCATCGAAGAGCAAGACACAATAGTGGGTTTAGCAGTAGAGGAAATCGGTGGTATGGACTGGTTGGATGTCCAGAATCTCATGCCACCAACTAGTGTTCCAGATACTATGGTTCCCTTTTTACGCGGAGAGTGGTTACTAAGTGCTAAAAATAATCAGTGTCTACGACTGCTCGATCAAATGGCAATTGTACGGAGTGCTAGGTGGGCAGGATGA
- a CDS encoding methyl-accepting chemotaxis protein, translating into MAASIDNYEPTYQQAMTAYVQRNYEVAATLVDQVVQNLPNDPNTHLLRGHIYYVLQQYDVAKEEYQQVLSLTNEQEIIGFANNGIENINQYLQSFGGQIDTSGSQEQIHSSEMPDPLAYSEPELEDLDPSEEFDSNNLDLNFFGEHQETVDEVKELSSNSPFDIPTEDSIGMGKIPDSSITFGDDPFALDEESEEQDFNSSSYEEKTELDLPAFWQEDMSEEIHEESLVNSHFSENEINHDRGNSAIDNNNSSSSNSQTSSSKNNFSDLLIEPKSPEPKIGNLEYNKSNFGGETLLIVVEEEPINSSATTNNNSRYDLPETEAHDWLKSKDLEVEQEFQTESSDNYSSFKSDIPLEEKQMKSSEIISKNSFDDENFDMEAFESAFGSDGLSSYEDSSNILNGENSKSNIDFLDDFEEFDDLGNIPGFDLIEEDSNFGDAAMYSAPAEASGSGRSQSTDTSGSNAADREEELFSMTGSHEGVPVFSQTDVSKLEPNVSVEQGWLAPLENASIERKQWLIAGSVGIVSALVVATVSFVATTFSPVQQRESVRNTGWAMSLAAGIAGFATAGFMGNLTLKQIRRTTNDLQAQFEAVRQGNLNAQATVFSEDELGHLSTGFNEMARVIFTTTSEAQRKADEQEEAKENLQRQVIRLLDDVEGAARGDLTVQAEVTADVLGAVADAFNLTIQNLRDIVQQVKVAAKDVTKGATNSETFARALSSDALRQAEELAVTLNSVQVMTDSIQRVAEAAREAETVARDASTIALKGGEAVENTVAGILEIRETVAETTRKVKRLAESSQEISKIVALISQIASRTNLLALNASIEAARAGEAGRGFAIVADEVRQLADKSAKSLKEIEQIVMQIQSETGSVMTAMEEGTQQVIKGTKLAEEAKRSLENIIQVANRIDILVRSITSDTVEQTETSRAVAHVMQSVELTAQETSQEAQRVSGALQHLVGVSRDLIASVERFRVETMETR; encoded by the coding sequence ATGGCAGCAAGTATTGATAATTACGAGCCAACATATCAACAGGCGATGACCGCCTATGTTCAAAGGAATTATGAGGTTGCCGCCACTTTAGTCGATCAAGTGGTGCAAAATCTACCAAATGACCCCAATACCCATTTGTTAAGGGGTCACATCTACTATGTTTTGCAACAGTACGATGTTGCAAAAGAAGAATATCAACAGGTATTGAGCTTGACTAACGAACAAGAAATTATTGGTTTTGCCAATAATGGAATTGAGAATATCAATCAATATTTACAGTCATTCGGTGGACAGATTGATACATCAGGAAGTCAAGAGCAAATACATTCCTCAGAGATGCCCGATCCACTGGCATATAGCGAACCAGAATTAGAAGATTTGGACCCTAGTGAGGAGTTTGACAGTAATAACCTTGATTTGAACTTTTTTGGAGAGCATCAAGAAACTGTGGATGAGGTTAAAGAACTATCTTCAAATAGTCCATTTGACATCCCCACAGAAGATAGTATTGGAATGGGAAAAATACCAGATTCTTCTATAACTTTTGGTGATGACCCTTTTGCTTTGGACGAAGAATCAGAAGAACAAGATTTCAATAGCAGTAGTTATGAGGAAAAAACAGAATTAGATTTGCCTGCTTTTTGGCAGGAAGATATGTCAGAAGAGATCCATGAAGAATCATTAGTAAATAGTCATTTTTCAGAGAATGAGATCAATCACGATCGTGGAAATTCAGCTATTGATAATAATAATTCTTCATCTTCTAATTCCCAAACTAGTAGTAGCAAAAATAATTTCTCTGATTTGTTAATTGAGCCAAAGTCTCCAGAGCCTAAGATTGGTAATTTAGAATATAATAAATCTAATTTTGGAGGCGAGACTTTACTTATTGTTGTTGAAGAAGAACCTATAAATAGTTCGGCAACTACAAATAACAATAGTAGGTATGATTTGCCTGAAACCGAAGCACATGATTGGTTGAAGTCAAAAGATTTGGAAGTAGAACAAGAGTTTCAAACAGAATCATCTGATAATTATTCATCTTTTAAGAGCGATATTCCTCTGGAAGAAAAGCAGATGAAATCAAGTGAAATCATCAGCAAAAATAGCTTTGATGATGAGAATTTTGATATGGAAGCATTTGAGTCTGCCTTTGGCTCAGATGGTTTAAGTTCTTATGAAGACTCAAGCAATATACTGAATGGAGAAAATTCTAAGAGCAATATTGACTTTTTAGATGACTTTGAGGAATTTGACGATTTAGGAAACATTCCAGGGTTTGACCTGATTGAAGAAGATTCTAACTTCGGTGATGCAGCAATGTATTCTGCTCCAGCAGAAGCTAGTGGCAGTGGACGCTCTCAAAGCACGGATACTTCTGGAAGCAATGCAGCCGATCGCGAAGAGGAACTATTCTCGATGACTGGTTCTCATGAAGGAGTTCCAGTCTTTAGCCAAACAGATGTCTCGAAACTAGAACCCAACGTTAGCGTCGAGCAAGGCTGGTTAGCACCATTAGAGAATGCCTCCATAGAACGGAAACAATGGTTAATTGCTGGAAGTGTGGGCATTGTCTCAGCGTTGGTTGTAGCCACAGTTAGCTTTGTCGCCACCACGTTTTCGCCAGTCCAACAACGGGAATCAGTACGAAACACTGGTTGGGCAATGTCCCTAGCAGCCGGGATTGCCGGTTTTGCTACCGCAGGCTTCATGGGAAATCTTACACTCAAACAAATTCGGCGCACAACCAATGATCTGCAAGCTCAGTTTGAAGCTGTACGCCAAGGAAATTTGAATGCTCAAGCTACAGTGTTTTCTGAAGATGAATTGGGGCATTTATCCACTGGCTTTAATGAAATGGCGCGGGTAATTTTCACAACTACAAGTGAAGCCCAACGGAAAGCCGATGAACAAGAGGAAGCCAAGGAAAACCTACAACGTCAAGTGATTCGCCTCTTGGACGATGTGGAAGGAGCTGCTAGAGGCGATTTAACAGTCCAAGCTGAAGTGACAGCCGACGTACTAGGAGCCGTAGCCGACGCTTTTAATCTGACAATTCAAAACCTGCGAGATATTGTGCAACAGGTAAAAGTGGCAGCGAAGGATGTGACAAAAGGTGCAACCAACTCTGAAACTTTTGCTAGAGCATTATCTAGTGATGCTTTGCGTCAGGCAGAAGAGTTAGCAGTAACGCTGAATTCTGTACAGGTAATGACTGACTCGATTCAGCGAGTCGCAGAGGCGGCGCGGGAAGCTGAAACCGTTGCTCGTGATGCTAGTACGATCGCTCTCAAAGGTGGTGAAGCAGTAGAAAATACCGTCGCAGGTATTTTAGAAATTCGAGAAACCGTTGCCGAAACCACTCGCAAAGTGAAGCGGTTGGCGGAATCTTCTCAAGAAATTTCTAAAATTGTAGCGTTGATTTCTCAAATTGCTTCCAGAACCAACTTGTTAGCACTCAATGCTAGTATTGAGGCGGCAAGAGCGGGAGAAGCTGGACGCGGGTTTGCGATCGTAGCAGACGAAGTGCGCCAGTTAGCAGATAAATCTGCTAAATCCCTCAAGGAAATTGAACAAATTGTGATGCAAATCCAAAGCGAAACAGGTTCTGTAATGACCGCGATGGAAGAAGGCACACAACAAGTAATTAAAGGGACAAAATTGGCAGAAGAAGCCAAGCGATCGCTCGAAAATATTATTCAAGTGGCGAATCGTATTGATATTCTTGTACGATCTATTACTAGCGATACTGTGGAACAGACTGAAACCTCCCGCGCTGTCGCTCATGTAATGCAATCAGTAGAACTAACTGCACAAGAAACTTCCCAGGAAGCACAGCGAGTTTCAGGTGCCCTACAACACTTAGTAGGTGTATCCCGTGACTTGATCGCCTCCGTTGAACGTTTCCGAGTGGAAACTATGGAAACCAGGTAA